In Diabrotica undecimpunctata isolate CICGRU chromosome 4, icDiaUnde3, whole genome shotgun sequence, a single genomic region encodes these proteins:
- the LOC140438637 gene encoding uncharacterized protein: MVRNYVRKTEQQSWSLVALKNAIRTVKAGEMGYLKTSKVYGIPKATLIRRYKEKVTRISPDEKGLGFYKTVFTKEQEEELYNYILDMEKRLYGITLLDLRHLAFQLAEKNNIDHPYNKTNKLAGLDWAYGFRKRHPGLSLRKPESTSAARAEAFNRYNVKQFFDLYKATLDSKHVNPTRVFNCDETGLGTVPKCNSKILAHKGRKQVGRLTSADRSGITTAVICMSSLGIFIPPMLIFARKRMRVELQAGAPPGSIFACSDSGWINSELFLIWFQHFLQQTKPSEDDPILLILDRHSSHTKNIEVINLAREKHVHIICLPPHSTHRMQPTDVGVMAPLARYYDMTLEKFLNNNPGRVVTAFQISKIFGEAFLQAATPLTAINAFIKCEIVPYDPNIFTDLDFAPSATTERDLENNSLPVSSQDEAIPSTSTAEPHLSQDEVIASTSVAKLHTGNDF; this comes from the coding sequence ATGGTACGAAATTATGTGAGGAAAACTGAGCAACAATCCTGGTCTCTTGTTGCCTTGAAGAATGCTATCCGGACAGTTAAAGCTGGGGAAATGGGCTATTTAAAAACTAGTAAAGTTTATGGTATCCCGAAAGCAACGTTAATTCGCAGATACAAAGAAAAAGTAACAAGAATTTCTCCTGACGAAAAGGGTCTAGGTTTCTACAAAACGGTTTTTACCAAGGAACAGGAAGAAGAATTGTATAATTATATCTTAGATATGGAGAAGCGTTTATACGGAATTACTTTGCTTGATCTTCGTCACCTGGCTTTCCAGTTAGCCGAAAAAAATAACATAGACCAtccatataataaaacaaacaaacttgCAGGTTTAGATTGGGCGTACGGATTTCGAAAACGGCACCCAGGGCTTTCATTACGTAAACCCGAATCAACATCTGCTGCAAGAGCTGAAGCTTTTAATCGTTacaatgtaaaacaattttttgatctGTATAAAGCTACTTTGGATTCTAAACATGTCAATCCAACGCGTGTTTTTAACTGTGACGAAACAGGTCTAGGTACAGTCCCCAAATGTAATAGTAAAATCTTGGCGCATAAAGGACGGAAACAAGTTGGACGGCTTACTTCTGCTGATAGAAGTGGAATAACAACAGCCGTTATTTGCATGTCATCATTAGGAATCTTCATACCGCCGATGTTAATCTTTGCAAGAAAGAGAATGAGAGTTGAACTCCAAGCTGGTGCACCTCCAGGTTCAATATTCGCCTGTAGCGATAGTGGCTGGATAAATAGTGAACTCTTTTTAATATGGTTTCAACATTTTCTTCAACAAACGAAACCAAGTGAAGACGATCCgatcttattgattttggatCGACACAGCAGCCATACAAAAAACATAGAAGTAATTAATTTGGCTAGGGAAAAACATGTACATATCATTTGTTTGCCTCCACATTCCACCCATCGAATGCAGCCAACCGATGTTGGTGTCATGGCTCCTTTAGCACGATATTATGATATGACATTAGAAAAGTTTCTTAATAACAACCCAGGCAGAGTGGTAACAGCTTTCCAAATCTCTAAAATTTTTGGTGAGGCTTTCTTACAAGCTGCAACACCTTTGACTGCTATTAACGCTTTTATAAAATGTGAGATAGTACCTTATGATCCCAATATATTTACAGACCTCGATTTTGCACCATCTGCTACGACTGAAAGAGATTTGGAGAATAATAGTCTACCAGTGTCAAGTCAAGATGAGGCAATTCCTTCAACTTCAACTGCAGAGCCTCACTTAAGTCAAGATGAGGTAATTGCTTCAACCTCAGTTGCAAAGCTTCATACTGGTAACGATTTTTAA